The following coding sequences lie in one Sesamum indicum cultivar Zhongzhi No. 13 linkage group LG9, S_indicum_v1.0, whole genome shotgun sequence genomic window:
- the LOC105170885 gene encoding agmatine hydroxycinnamoyltransferase 1-like yields the protein MKVKIGSSKLVKPFYEGNPPPITDYTPLSVFDKVTYNQHEANICAYKHPTPPSAIIELGLRKTMAAYRECAGRLGIDGNGEPIILLNDEGVRFVEASVDHPLNETVHFQSSPTLLSLHPSLEGVVELFQVQVTRFSCGSMVVGFTVHHLVADGYAMRNFLIAWGEACRGLDINPLPFRDRTIFSPRNPPKFEFEHRGVEYITKNLEKVFPIIDNNVEDIVVHKVHYSKEFLSKLKARASSMNGTNKPFSTFESLVAHLWRAITKARGLNGFETTQVRIPVDGRYRLNPRVPNEYFGNLVLWAFAGAKVDNLLREPLSYAAKLLHEAVMKVDDSYFKSFIDFANYKVKEEDLVPSAMPDTKESILWPNLEVASWLRFPCYDLDFGGGGPYIFTPSSPIEGMIFLLPSFTRDGSIDVLVPLFRENLTTFKQICYFQLANL from the coding sequence ATGAAAGTGAAAATAGGAAGTTCTAAGCTTGTTAAGCCTTTCTATGAAGGCAACCCCCCTCCGATCACAGATTACACTCCCCTATCTGTCTTTGATAAAGTCACTTATAATCAGCATGAAGCTAATATTTGCGCCTACAAGCATCCAACCCCACCCAGTGCAATCATTGAGTTAGGACTTAGAAAGACTATGGCTGCTTATCGTGAGTGTGCTGGAAGGCTCGGCATAGATGGCAATGGGGAGCCTATCATTCTTCTCAATGATGAGGGTGTTAGGTTTGTGGAGGCGTCAGTTGATCATCCCCTCAATGAAACAGTGCATTTTCAATCTTCACCAACTTTATTGAGCCTCCACCCTAGCTTGGAAGGTGTGGTGGAGCTCTTTCAAGTTCAAGTCACGAGATTCTCGTGTGGCTCGATGGTGGTGGGGTTCACCGTCCACCACCTAGTGGCAGATGGATATGCAATGAGAAACTTCTTGATTGCATGGGGTGAAGCTTGTCGAGGGCTTGATATCAATCCACTACCATTCCGTGATCGTACAATATTCTCCCCTCGAAACCCTCCGAAATTTGAGTTTGAGCATAGAGGGGTAGAATACATAACCAAGAACCTGGAAAAAGTGTTTCctataattgataataatgtGGAGGATATTGTGGTCCACAAAGTTCATTATTCCAAGGAGTTTCTTTCCAAGCTCAAGGCCAGGGCATCCTCAATGAATGGAACAAACAAGCCCTTCAGCACCTTTGAGAGCCTTGTGGCTCATCTATGGAGAGCTATAACTAAGGCGCGTGGCTTAAATGGCTTTGAGACAACCCAAGTGAGAATACCGGTGGATGGTCGTTATCGACTGAATCCTAGGGTGCCAAATGAGTATTTTGGCAATTTGGTCCTATGGGCATTTGCAGGAGCTAAAGTGGATAACCTTTTACGCGAACCTCTTTCATATGCAGCCAAACTTTTACATGAGGCGGTCATGAAGGTGGATGATAGCTATTTCAAATCATTCATCGATTTTGCCAATTATAAGGTGAAGGAGGAAGATCTTGTCCCCAGTGCAATGCCGGACacaaaagaatcaattttgtgGCCAAATTTGGAGGTTGCTAGCTGGCTAAGGTTCCCATGCTACGACCTTGATTTCGGAGGTGGAGGTCCATACATTTTCACGCCCTCCTCCCCGATAGAGGGAATGATATTTCTTCTACCATCCTTCACGAGAGATGGAAGCATTGACGTTCTTGTCCCTCTATTTCGAGAAAATTTGACAACCTTCAAACAAATTTGCTATTTTCAATTGGCCAACTTGTAA
- the LOC105170772 gene encoding agmatine coumaroyltransferase-2: MKVKIGSSKLVKPFYEGHPPSTTDYTPLSVFDKTTYDQHVAVIYAYNPPTPPNATIELGLRKALTAYREWAGKLGRDGNGEPIILLNDEGVRFVEASVDRPLNETVHFRPSVSLLNLHPSLEGVVELVQVQVTRFSCGSMVVGFTAHHLVADGHGTSSFLVAWGQACRGLDVNPLPFRDRTIFSPRNPPKFEFEHRGVEYITKNLKKIYPLIDNSVEDIVAHKVHYSKEFLSKLKSKASAMNRTNKPFSTFESLVAHLWRAITKARGLNGLETTQVRISVDGRYRLNPRVPNEYFGNLVLWAFARAKVNDLLSEPLPYAAKLLHEAVMKVNDNYFKSFIDFANHKVKKEDLVPNAVADTKESILWPNLEVDSWLRFPFYDLDFGCGGPYIFMPSFSPTEGMIFLLPSFTGDGSIDVFVPLFQENLTTFKQICYSLD, translated from the coding sequence ATGAAAGTGAAAATAGGAAGCTCTAAGCTTGTTAAGCCTTTCTATGAAGGTCACCCCCCTTCCACCACAGATTACACCCCTTTGTCGGTCTTTGATAAGACTACTTATGATCAACATGTAGCTGTTATTTATGCCTATAACCCTCCAACACCACCAAATGCAACCATTGAATTAGGGCTCAGAAAGGCGTTGACTGCTTACCGTGAGTGGGCTGGGAAGCTCGGCAGAGATGGCAATGGGGAGCCTATCATTCTTCTTAATGACGAGGGTGTTAGATTTGTGGAAGCGTCAGTTGATCGTCCCCTCAACGAAACAGTGCATTTTCGACCTTCAGTATCTTTACTGAACCTCCACCCTAGCTTGGAAGGCGTGGTGGAGCTCGTTCAAGTTCAAGTCACGAGATTCTCATGTGGCTCGATGGTTGTGGGGTTCACCGCCCACCACCTTGTGGCAGATGGACATGGAACGAGCAGCTTCCTGGTTGCATGGGGCCAGGCTTGTCGAGGGCTTGATGTCAATCCACTACCATTCCGTGATCGTACAATATTCTCCCCTCGAAACCCTcccaaatttgaatttgagcaTAGAGGGGTAGAATACATAACCAAGAacctcaaaaaaatatatcctcTAATTGATAATAGTGTGGAGGATATTGTGGCCCACAAAGTTCATTACTCCAAGGAGTTCCTTTCCAAGCTCAAGTCTAAGGCTTCTGCAATGAATAGAACCAACAAGCCCTTCAGCACCTTTGAGAGCCTTGTGGCTCATCTATGGAGAGCTATAACTAAGGCGCGTGGCTTAAATGGTCTTGAGACGACCCAAGTGAGAATATCGGTAGATGGTCGTTATCGGTTGAATCCTAGGGTGCCAAATGAGTATTTTGGCAATTTGGTCCTATGGGCATTTGCAAGAGCTAAAGTAAATGACCTTTTAAGCGAACCTCTTCCATACGCAGCCAAACTTTTGCACGAGGCCGTCATGAAGGTGAATGACAACTATTTCAAATCATTCATCGATTTTGCCAATCATAAGGTGAAGAAGGAAGATCTTGTCCCAAATGCAGTGGCGGACACAAAAGAGTCAATACTGTGGCCAAATTTGGAGGTCGATAGCTGGCTACGGTTCCCATTCTACGACCTAGATTTTGGATGTGGAGGTCCATACATTTTCATGCCTTCCTTCTCCCCAACAGAGGGAATGATATTTCTTCTACCATCTTTCACAGGAGATGGAAGCATCGACGTTTTTGTCCCtctatttcaagaaaatttgacAACCTTCAAACAGATTTGCTATTCTCTAGACTAG
- the LOC105170773 gene encoding serine/threonine-protein kinase SRPK: MAEVEAVAADRNGDDRSDTSDYTSEDEGTEDYRRGGYHAVRIGDTFKHGRYVVQSKLGWGHFSTVWLAWDTQKSMYVALKVQKSAQHYTEAAMDEITILKQIAEGDPEDKKCVVKLLDNFKHSGPNGQHVCMVFEFLGDNLLTLIKYSDYRGVPLHMVKEICFHILVGLDYLHRQLSIIHTDLKPENILLLSMIDPSKDPRKSSAPLILSSNKSKIISDLETSKDVKGPYNDLTKNQKKKIRRKAKRAARMCAGDEVSDAADPDNEASAPEDSHQDDKSNGESAENQTNASVAEAANDGAKDACTGTKGNKRGSRSARQKLLAEVELKCKLVDFGNACWTYKQFTSDIQTRQYRCPEVILGSKYSTSADMWSLACICFELATGDVLFDPHSGENYDRDEDHLALMMELLGMMPRKVALGGRYSREFFNRFGDLRHIRRLRFWPLNKVLVEKYEFREQDANEMADFLVQILDFVPEKRLTAGQCLNHPWISGGPCQLAPSMSQLVENGTSDKQSEKDEREAMEVRVGNMAIDGTAKSGKDSKSLSSPLKQS; the protein is encoded by the exons ATGGCGGAGGTTGAGGCGGTGGCGGCGGATAGGAACGGCGACGATCGGAGTGATACTAGCGACTACACTTCCGAGGATGAGGGGACGGAGGACTATAGGCGGGGTGGGTATCACGCCGTACGGATCGGTGACACCTTCAAGCATGGAAGATATGTTGTTCAGAGCAAGCTTGGTTGGGGCCACTTCTCCACCGTCTGGCTAGCTTGGGACACTCAAAAATCT ATGTATGTAGCTCTGAAAGTTCAAAAGAGTGCACAACACTACACCGAAGCAGCAATGGATGAGATCACTATCTTAAAGCAGATTGCTGAGGGCGATCCAGAAGACAAGAAATGTGTTGTGAAACTCTTGGATAACTTTAAGCATTCAGGGCCAAATGGGCAGCATGTCTGTATGGTTTTTGAATTCCTGGGTGACAATCTTTTGACACTAATTAAGTATTCAGACTACAGAGGTGTTCCTCTTCACATGGTCAAAGAAATCTGCTTCCACATTTTAGTAGGATTGGATTATTTGCATCGGCAACTATCAATCATACACACAGACTTGAAGCCAGAGAACATATTGTTGCTTTCGATGATAGATCCATCTAAAGATCCTAGAAAGTCTAGTGCACCTCTTATCCTCTCCTCCAATAAAAGTAAGATTATATCTGATTTGGAGACTTCTAAAGATGTTAAAGGTCCATATAATGACCTGACTAAGaaccagaaaaagaaaatcagaagAAAGGCTAAGCGAGCAGCTCGGATGTGTGCTGGGGATGAAGTGTCTGATGCAGCTGATCCAGATAATGAGGCAAGTGCTCCTGAGGATTCTCATCAGGATGATAAATCCAACGGAGAGTCTGCTGAAAATCAAACGAATGCTTCAGTTGCTGAAGCAGCAAACGATGGAGCAAAAGATGCATGTACTGGAACTAAGGGCAATAAGAGGGGCAGCCGGTCAGCAAGGCAGAAGCTCCTGGCTGAGGTTGAGCTGAAGTGCAAGTTAGTTGATTTTGGAAATGCCTGTTGGACTTATAAGCAGTTTACAAGTGATATACAGACAAGGCAGTATAGATGTCCAGAGGTTATTTTGGGATCTAAGTACTCAACATCAGCTGATATGTGGTCGCTTGCTTGCATTTGCTTTGAGCTTGCCACTGGCGATGTTCTTTTTGATCCACATAGCGGCGAAAATTATGATCGTGATGAG GATCACTTGGCCCTGATGATGGAGCTTCTTGGAATGATGCCACGCAAG GTTGCCTTGGGCGGGCGTTATTCACGAGAATTCTTCAATAGATTCGGAGATCTGAGACATATTAGAAGATTAAGATTTTGGCCTCTTAATAAGGTGCTTGTGGAAAAATACGAATTCCGTGAACAAGACGCGAATGAGATGGCAGATTTCCTTGTACAGATACTAGATTTTGTACCTGAGAAAAGGCTGACAGCAGGCCAGTGCCTTAATCATCCATGGATCAGTGGAGGCCCTTGCCAACTGGCCCCTTCTATGTCTCAACTCGTGGAAAATGGTACTTCCGACAAGCAGAGTGAGAAGGATGAGAGAGAGGCAATGGAGGTCAGAGTGGGTAACATGGCTATTGATGGAACAGCAAAATCTGGCAAAGATTCTAAATCTTTATCAAGCCCTCTAAAGCAATCATAG
- the LOC105170886 gene encoding magnesium transporter MRS2-11, chloroplastic — protein MASSTPISSHCSPNLLQLPLHSPQFRLILAGISLSRGKCDSSRKLLLQQQQRSWDPLRPVAAKEVGIKCFAEPAEETRSVEGVVLDKDGDDGDSDDVTVEEVIGQEFSNGSAGSQRIPASGDSLSLGIREPVYEVVEVRSNGMVSTRKINRRHLLKSSGLRPRDVRSVDPSLWLTNSMPSLLVREYAILLNLGSLRAIAMQERVYIFNYNRKGGKAFIDTLLPRLNPKHINGGPSMPFVLEVVEAALHSRIQRLERRLMDLEPRVQALLEVLPNRLTADILEELRISKQTLVELGSRAGALKQMLLDILEDTHEIRRICIMGRNCTLMKNDEVECSVPLEKEIAEEEEEEIEMLLENYLQRCESCHGQAERLLDSAKEMEDSIAVNLSSRRLEVSRVELLLQVGTFCVGVGALIAGIFGMNLRSYLEENLFAFWGTTAGNFVGAVLGFFLMYAYLRKRKIL, from the exons ATGGCGTCTTCTACTCCGATTTCATCACACTGTTCTCCGAATTTGTTGCAGTTGCCGCTTCACTCCCCGCAGTTTCGCTTGATTCTGGCCGGGATTTCTCTGTCGCGGGGGAAATGTGACTCTTCTCGCAAGTTGTTGTTGCAGCAGCAACAACGGAGTTGGGATCCACTGCGACCGGTGGCAGCTAAGGAAGTTGGCATCAAGTGTTTTGCGGAGCCGGCGGAGGAGACACGGAGTGTGGAGGGAGTTGTCTTGGATAAAGATGGGGATGATGGGGACAGCGATGACGTAACAGTCGAGGAGGTGATTGGTCAGGAGTTCTCCAATGGTTCTGCCGGTTCTCAGAGGATACCCGCCTCTGGGGATTCTCTCTCCCTTGGAATTCGCGAGCCTGTCTATGAG GTCGTCGAAGTAAGGTCTAATGGTATGGTATCTACAAGGAAAATAAATCGAAGACACTTGTTAAAATCGAGTG GTCTTCGACCTCGGGACGTTAGGAGCGTTGATCCATCACTGTGGTTAACCAACTCGATGCCTTCATTGCTG GTACGTGAGTACGCAATTCTGCTGAATTTGGGTTCTCTACGGGCAATTGCAATGCAAGAACGTGTTTATATATTCAACTACAACCG TAAAGGTGGAAAAGCTTTCATTGATACATTGTTACCCCGCTTAAATCCAAAGCACATAAATGGAGGTCCCTCGATGCCATTTGTCCTTGAG gtGGTTGAGGCTGCGCTACATTCTCGAATACAACGTTTGGAGCGGAGATTAATGGATTTAGAACCACGT GTGCAAGCTTTACTTGAGGTTCTTCCTAACCGATTGACCGCTGATATATTGGAGGAACTTCGAATTAGCAAGCAGACATTG GTTGAATTGGGTTCACGGGCCGGGGCTCTTAAACAAATGCTGCTTGATATCCTTGAGGACACTCATGAAATACGGCGAATTTGTATTATGGGGAGAAACTGCACTCTTATGAAAAATGATGAGGTGGAATGTTCAGTTCCCTTGGAAAAGGAGATAGCCGAGG aagaggaggaagaaattgaaatgctTTTGGAAAATTACCTCCAGAG ATGTGAATCTTGTCATGGTCAAGCAGAGAGGCTTCTTGATTCAGCAAAAGAGATGGAAGATTCAATTGCTGTTAACCTCAG CTCCCGGAGGCTAGAGGTGAGTAGAGTGGAACTTCTTCTTCAGGTCGGGACATTTTGTGTAGGAGTTGGCGCACTAATTGCAG GTATATTTGGCATGAACTTGAGGTCATATCTTGAGGAAAATCTG TTTGCCTTTTGGGGAACAACAGCAGGAAATTTTGTTGGTGCTGTCCTTGGATTTTTTCTGATGTATGCCTACCTcaggaaaaggaaaattttatgA